The following coding sequences are from one Deinococcus sp. Leaf326 window:
- a CDS encoding YigZ family protein, translating to MARPADSGRAGAALSAAFTTLNGPHRHDALIENSEFLAFADRAGTPQDALAHLAAVRARYPDATHHCWAYRVGPLYRFGDDGEPGGTAGAPILRAIEGQGLDEVVVVVVRYYGGTKLGTGGLVRAYGGTAAECLRTAPRLEVRPRCRLSVAVPFEHLSGLYHLLGTFDTVRGEEAYTASGVTLEVEVYPEEADAFAAARRRCGTPRADRHRWRA from the coding sequence GTGGCACGCCCGGCGGATTCTGGCCGAGCGGGGGCTGCTCTGAGCGCGGCCTTCACGACCCTGAATGGGCCACACCGGCACGACGCCCTGATCGAGAACAGCGAATTCCTGGCTTTTGCGGACCGGGCCGGCACGCCGCAAGACGCCCTGGCCCACCTGGCCGCCGTACGCGCCCGCTACCCGGACGCCACGCACCACTGCTGGGCCTACCGCGTTGGGCCGCTGTACCGCTTCGGTGACGACGGCGAACCTGGGGGAACGGCGGGCGCACCGATCCTGCGGGCCATTGAGGGACAGGGGCTGGACGAGGTGGTAGTCGTCGTCGTGCGGTACTACGGCGGCACGAAGCTGGGCACCGGCGGACTGGTCCGGGCCTACGGAGGTACGGCGGCCGAATGCCTGCGCACTGCTCCCCGGCTGGAGGTCCGGCCCCGCTGCCGCTTGAGCGTAGCTGTGCCCTTCGAGCATCTCAGCGGGCTGTATCACCTGCTGGGGACCTTCGACACGGTGAGGGGAGAGGAGGCGTATACGGCGAGCGGGGTGACTCTTGAGGTGGAGGTCTACCCCGAGGAGGCGGACGCCTTCGCGGCGGCGCGGCGGCGCTGCGGGACGCCACGCGCGGATCGGCACAGGTGGAGGGCGTAG
- a CDS encoding NUDIX hydrolase — protein sequence MTREHPNWTGLTEDEQQPWQTLEARTLVGGVRTVQEDRVQVRPGVETTYQYRPRGPRAVFVLPVTARGEAVLIRQYRYPLRATITEVVAGGVERGEALLGAAARELKEEVGGAAAEWVALPGFYPQPSISGVVFYGFVALGVELGEAQNEDTETIERLTVPLTEAYRRLEAGEIQDGPSSLVMWHARRILAERGLL from the coding sequence ATGACGCGTGAACATCCCAACTGGACCGGGCTGACCGAGGACGAGCAGCAGCCCTGGCAGACCCTGGAAGCCCGGACCCTGGTGGGCGGAGTCCGGACGGTGCAGGAAGACCGCGTACAGGTGCGGCCCGGCGTGGAGACGACCTACCAGTACCGCCCGCGTGGCCCACGCGCCGTATTCGTCCTGCCGGTGACGGCGCGCGGCGAGGCCGTGCTGATCCGCCAGTACCGTTATCCCCTGCGCGCGACGATCACCGAGGTCGTGGCCGGCGGTGTGGAACGCGGGGAGGCGCTCCTCGGCGCCGCCGCGCGCGAGCTGAAGGAAGAGGTGGGCGGCGCGGCCGCGGAATGGGTGGCCCTGCCGGGGTTCTATCCGCAGCCGAGCATCAGCGGGGTCGTGTTCTACGGCTTCGTGGCGCTGGGCGTTGAGCTGGGCGAGGCGCAGAATGAGGATACGGAGACCATCGAGCGCCTGACCGTGCCGCTTACCGAGGCCTACCGCCGCCTGGAAGCGGGCGAGATTCAGGACGGGCCCAGCAGCCTGGTGATGTGGCACGCCCGGCGGATTCTGGCCGAGCGGGGGCTGCTCTGA